From the genome of Aphelocoma coerulescens isolate FSJ_1873_10779 chromosome 26, UR_Acoe_1.0, whole genome shotgun sequence, one region includes:
- the CSRP1 gene encoding cysteine and glycine-rich protein 1: MPNWGGGKKCGVCQKAVYFAEEVQCEGNSFHKSCFLCMVCKKNLDSTTVAVHGEEIYCKSCYGKKYGPKGYGYGQGAGTLSTDKGESLGIKYEEGQPHRPPNPNAARMAQKVGGADGCPRCGQAVYAAEKVIGAGKSWHKSCFRCAKCGKSLESTTLADKDGEIYCKGCYAKNFGPKGFGFGQGAGALIHSQ; the protein is encoded by the exons ATGCCAaactggggaggagggaagaagtgTGGGGTGTGCCAGAAGGCCGTGTACTTCGCTGAGGAGGTGCAGTGTGAAGGCAACAGCTTCCACAAGTCCTGCTTCTTGTGCA tggtctgtAAGAAGAATTTGGACAGCACTACTGTGGCCGTGCATGGCGAGGAGATCTACTGCAAGTCCTGCTACGGGAAGAAGTACGGCCCCAAGGGCTACGGCTacgggcagggagcagggaccctGAGCACTGACAAGGGCGAGTCCCTGGGAATCAAATACGAAGA GGGCCAGCCCCACCGACCCCCCAACCCCAACgcagccaggatggcccagaaGGTGGGAGGAGCTGATGGGTGTCCCCGCTGTGGCCAGGCCGTGTACGCGGCCGAGAAGGTCATCGGAGCTGGGAAG TCCTGGCACAAGTCCTGCTTCCGCTGTGCCAAGTGTGGCAAAAGCCTGGAGTCCACCACCCTGGCAGACAAAGATGGGGAGATCTACTGCAAAG GTTGTTACGCCAAGAACTTCGGTCCCAAGGGCTTTGGCTTCGggcagggtgctggggcactgatCCACTCGCAGTGA